A genome region from Erigeron canadensis isolate Cc75 chromosome 3, C_canadensis_v1, whole genome shotgun sequence includes the following:
- the LOC122594628 gene encoding protein SENESCENCE-ASSOCIATED GENE 21, mitochondrial, producing MASNAKIVSSFIVGQCSLVARRGYASTSQGGVTQQALRGDNVVNMMKKGGGDQESNKSAAAWIPDPVTGYYKPEGHENQIDPAELREMLLKHKTQQS from the exons atggcTTCTAATGCTAAAATTGTGTCGTCATTCATTGTTGGTCAATGCTCACTTGTTGCCAg gcgTGGATATGCATCAACATCACAAGGTGGTGTAACGCAACAAGCGTTAAGGGGGGATAATGTGGTTAATATGATGAAGAAAGGAGGAGGTGATCAAGAATCGAATAAATCCGCGGCTGCATGGATTCCGGATCCAGTTACTGGTTATTACAAGCCAGAAGGACATGAAAACCAGATCGATCCAGCCGAGCTTCGTGAGATGCTTTTGAAACACAAAACGCAACAAAGTTAA
- the LOC122592112 gene encoding uncharacterized protein LOC122592112 — protein MYSHLDRFICLQSAFILLLFSCATVAQLPTVYDMLQEYNLPPGLIPSNIIGYTLDRATGEFVISLSGKCAFSFDGYYVMFNQMVSGVITKDQITNLRGVSVRLYLFMRANVKNAIRREDEVDISAGMFSVRFDVENFEESPQCSCGFDCDDLESKAQKRLDSFM, from the coding sequence ATGTACTCCCACTTGGATaggtttatatgtttacaaTCAGCATTCATCCTTCTACTCTTTAGTTGTGCCACGGTTGCCCAACTACCAACGGTGTATGATATGCTACAGGAATACAATCTTCCACCAGGCCTGATTCCCAGCAACATTATCGGTTACACCCTGGACAGAGCCACCGGTGAGTTTGTGATTAGCTTGTCCGGTAAATGTGCTTTTTCCTTTGACGGGTATTATGTCATGTTCAACCAAATGGTCAGTGGAGTGATCACTAAAGACcagataacgaatttgagaggagTTAGTGTAagattatatctgtttatgcgGGCAAATGTTAAGAATGCAATTCGCCGCGAAGATGAGGTAGACATCTCGGCTGGCATGTTTTCAGTAAGATTCGATGTTGAGAATTTCGAGGAGTCGCCACAGTGCAGTTGTGGGTTTGATTGCGATGATTTAGAGTCTAAAGCCCAGAAGCGTTTGGACTCGTTTATGTAA
- the LOC122592113 gene encoding uncharacterized protein LOC122592113, whose product MPGEKPDQHTNSELLAADASPSTYNELLAYDFPVGLLPVGVTGYELNKDTSEIKAFIGQTCTFKIEGYNLKYKSTISGVIEKGKLKNLKGISVRILLVWFNIVEVSRCGDDIDFSVGVLSAGFGIDNFVESPQCGCGFDCKSKKNNMMFLEDALLMSS is encoded by the exons ATGCCGGGTGAAAAGCCGGATCAG CATACGAATTCTGAGCTACTCGCCGCCGACGCTTCACCATCAACATACAATGAGCTACTAGCCTACGACTTCCCTGTGGGCCTTCTTCCAGTGGGTGTCACCGGCTACGAGCTAAACAAAGACACCAGCGAAATCAAAGCTTTTATTGGCCAAACATGTACATTCAAAATCGAAGGATATAACCTTAAATATAAGTCAACGATTAGTGGGGTCATTGAAAAAGGGAAGCTAAAAAATCTTAAAGGCATAAGTGTAAGAATCTTGTTGGTTTGGTTCAACATTGTTGAAGTTAGTCGATGTGGCGATGATATCGATTTTTCGGTTGGGGTTTTGTCTGCTGGATTTGGGATTGATAATTTTGTTGAATCGCCACAATGTGGTTGTGGTTTTGATTGTAAGAGCAAGAAGAACAACATGATGTTTTTGGAGGATGCACTTTTGATGTCATCTTGA
- the LOC122593762 gene encoding uncharacterized protein LOC122593762: protein MKSHLFRRTTTAPFSPPTQFFLLSSLFLIISINHPISTAAAADASPSAYDELLAYDFPVGLLPVGVTGYELNKDNGEFKAYIGQTCTFKIEGYNLKYKSTISGVIEKGKLKNLKGISVRILLVWFNIVEVSRRGDDIDFSVGVLSAGFGIDNFVESPQCGCGFDCKSKKNNMMFLEDALLMSS, encoded by the coding sequence ATGAAATCACATCTTTTCCGGCGAACCACCACCGCACCGTTTTCTCCGCCCACACAATTTTTTCTTCTATCATCTCTCTTCCTTATCATCTCCATCAACCACCCAATATCCACTGCCGCCGCCGCCGACGCTTCACCATCAGCATACGATGAGCTACTAGCCTACGACTTCCCGGTGGGCCTTCTTCCGGTGGGTGTCACCGGGTACGAGCTAAACAAAGACAACGGTGAATTCAAAGCTTATATAGGCCAAACATGTACATTCAAAATCGAGGGATATAACCTTAAATATAAGTCAACGATTAGTGGGGTCATTGAAAAAGGGAAGCTAAAGAATCTCAAAGGCATAAGTGTTAGAATCTTGTTGGTTTGGTTCAACATTGTTGAAGTTAGTCGACGTGGCGATGATATCGATTTTTCGGTTGGGGTTTTGTCTGCTGGATTTGGGATTGATAATTTTGTCGAATCGCCACAATGTGGTTGTGGTTTTGATTGTAAGAGCAAGAAGAACAACATGATGTTTTTGGAGGATGCACTTTTGATGTCATCTTGA